From the Acidimicrobiales bacterium genome, the window CGGGCTGGCTGCGGACGACGACGCACCGGGAGTGTCTGGCGGTGTTGGAGAGGCAGGGGCGGACGGTGCCGACGGAGGGGCCGTGGGACGGCTGGTGGGAGGACCCGGAGCCGGTGGACCCTCAGGAGCGGAAGGCGCTGGGGGCGGCCATGGCGGGCCTGTCAGGGCGGGAGCTGGAGTTGGTGGGGCTGCTGATCGACGGGGAGTTGTCGTACGACGAAATCGCGGAGAAGTTGGGCATGCCGCGTGGATCGATCGGGCCGACACGGGCGCGTGCTCTGGCGAAGCTGGAGCGCCACCCGGCGATCAGGAAGCTCAGGTGAACGGAGAAAGTGACCATGCAGTTCGACCTTGGTGACGTGCTCACCATCACGACCGGGAGACTGGTCAGCCGCGACCACATCGACGGCGTGTACCGCATCCTTAACCACATGACCGGCGACAACCTGTTCACCCACCAGTTGCCCCGGGCGATGGACGAGTGCCGTCCGGACTTGCTGCGACAGCACCCTGACCTCGCCGCCATCACCGTGCCCGACGGCATCGACTCGGCGGAGACATGCGCCGCGTGGCTGGACTCGCTGGAACCGGTCTACGGCAGCGTGCGCGACGTCGAGCCGCTGCACCCGGACGACCACACCCAGATCGACCCGCTGGCCGAACTTGGGCTGAGGGGCGTCCGGAAGGCGAGCGTGATCCCGGTTGTCGTGGGCGACGACCCCCAAGAGCGCTAGTCCTCGCCTCGTCCTACGGGGAACTCGTCGGGGCAGCCAGCGGCCACCCACTCGGAGAGCGCGTCGAGAAGCCGCTCATCCGACAGGTCCGGCTCGGCGCGCTCGTCCGGAGCGCACATCAGCGGATGACCCTCGCGGCGTCGGCGTAGGCGCCGGACACGACTGCCTCCCCCGCCGCCAGACAGTCCGCGTAGTTCGTGTACCCCTCGCCGCTGGTGGCGATGATCCGGCCGTTGGCGGCGCGCAGCCTCCACCGCCACTTCTCGGCGCGGAGCAGCGACCGCGACCGGTACACCTCCAACCGGGTCGTCACCGGATGGGCGGCTGGCGGGAGCCGTCGAGGCGGGGCAGCGCCGCCGTCTGCGTGTTGTCCCGGGCGACGAGGAAGTCGTTGAACAGCGACGCCGACGACCCCACGGTGAGGCCGATCAGCACGACCGACGCGACACCGGAGATGTCGACGCCGAGCTGGTCGGCGAAGTCCGAGGCGGCGACGAGCCACACGACCACGGTGGAGCCGGTCCATGCGACGGCCTGGGTGACGACGCCGGTCCAGTCGCGGCCGGCGACCATGCGGATCAGGTCGACGGCCTTCTTCACGATGGGGGCGGCGACGGCGAGGAACACGGCGACCGAGCCGAAGTCCAGCCCGCCCGCTGCTCCACCGTCGGAGGTCTGGGCGCCGGCGGCGGGGGCGAGGAGGGCGAGGACGACGAGTGCGGCAGCCGCGACGAGCACGAACCATTCGCCGAGGCCGAAACGGTGACGGGTCATGTGCTCTTGGGTAGCGGGACCGCGTTCAGCGGGAACGGATGCAGGGACGGGCGGGACGTGGGAGAATGAACAGGACGGCTTGTGGTGAGCCGCACCCCGGCTACAAGGGAGGAGGGCGGGCCGCCTGTCGTGAACGTCCCGCCGGTGTGCCCGCACTGTCGACAGTACGCCAACCCCGGCGCGGAGCGGTGCTACTGGTGCGGTGGGAGCCTTCACGTTCCGACGCTGGCCGACGAGGTTCTGCGCGTCGCGCTCGTCCTCATCATTGCCGGGATGATCGTCGCGGTGCTCGTGGCCGTCGCCCTTCAGACCGAACGCTGAAGCCGGGCAAGGAGCGAGCTGATGCCGCACCACCCGCGACCGAGGCATCCCGCTACTCGAAACCGAGACTCTAAACGAGAGGTTTAGAGCTGGCCGGTCAGTACCAGTGGTTGCCGCGCATGAGCAGCCTCCCTTAGTCGCAGCCCGCCGGCAGGTCTGGGAGGGACACGTCCACCCCCACCGCCCTCGTGATCGACACCGCCACCTTCCGCAAGTCCTGCGCCAACGCGCAGTTGATCGCCAACACCGCCCGCCCCGTCCGCACCTCCCCGTTCTCGAAGCACTCGTGGAAGTCGTCGTCCTGCGACGGGGTCGTGCACTCCACCAGCAGGTCACCGTTCGCCCGGTTCTGCTCGGCGATCTCCTCCAACCGGCCCAGCACACCGACCAGCGTCCACACCCCCACCGCGACCACGATGGCAAGCGCGACGATCACGGCGTCGAGGATGATGGCACGGCGACGGAAGAACCGGTTCTGTGCGTCGACAGCGGCGAACAGTTCGTCTTCGGGTACGGGGGTCATGCGCCTCCTCTTGCGAGCCGCCGCCGCAGGTCGTCGTTGACCTCCCGAAG encodes:
- a CDS encoding YegP family protein, whose protein sequence is MTTRLEVYRSRSLLRAEKWRWRLRAANGRIIATSGEGYTNYADCLAAGEAVVSGAYADAARVIR